The Pseudomonadota bacterium DNA window CCGATTTGAAGCACCCCCATAACGTTGCCTGGATTCAATGTATTGGCTCCCGACAGGTTATCGAAGGCGGCAACAGCTACTGCTCAGCGGTATGCTGTGCCTATACGCAGAAGCAGGTAATTTTGACAAAAGACCATGACGCAGGGGCAAAGTGTACCATATTCCATAACGATATCCGTTCCTATGGGAAAGATTTTGAGCGTTACTATCAAAGAACAGAGGGACTTGCCGATGTTCGTTTTTTCAGAAGCTATCCATCAATAGTGAGAGAGGATCCGGTAACCAGGAATGTCACCGTGCGGTATACTACACCTGAGGACGGTGTAATAGAAGAAGAATTCGATATGGTGGTGTTATCCATTGGATTGAATCCTCCTGTTGGTGTAAAAGATATTGCACAAAAATACGGCATTGAACTTGAAACACACGATTTTTGCAAACTCAACCCTGTTAACCCTATAGAGACCAACAGACCGGGGATTTTTGTAAGCGGCGGTTTACAGGGACCTATAGATATTCCCGAGTCGGTTTTTAGCGCCAGCGGAGCTGGTTCTCAAATTGGAGAACTTCTTGACTATAGACGGGGAAATCTTTCCAAGGAAAGGATATATCCGCCGGAAAAAGATGTATCACAAGAGGAGCCAAGGGTAGGAGTCTTTGTGTGTCATTGTGGGGCAAATATAGGAAGGATAGTAAATGTTCCCGGGACAGTTGAGTATTGCAAAACCCTGCCCAATGTTGTCTACGCTCAGGAACAGCTCTTTTCATGCGCTACCAATTCTGCCAAAGAAATAACAGACATGGTAAATGAAAAAGGGCTCAATCGAGTGGTTGTCGCTGCCTGCAGTCCAAGAACCCTTGAGCCGTTATTCCGGGACACCCTTCGGGAGGCGGGAATTAATCAATATTACTACGAAATGGCAAATATCAGGGAGCATAACTCCTGGGTCCACTCGAAAGAAAAGGAAGAAGCCACCGAAAAGGCACATGATATAATCCGGATGTCGGTAGCACGGGCTTGCCAGTTGGAACCTCTGCAGGAGTTTGATCTGCCGGTAGATAAGAGGGCATTAGTGGTTGGTGGCGGTATAGCCGGTATGAATTGTGCTCTCTCCATTGCAAATCAGAAGCATGAAGTTTACATTGTGGAAAAGGACTCAGATCTTGGCGGCATTGCGAGAAAAATTCATACCACCCTTGAAGGGCTGGATGTTCAGGCCTATTTGCGTGATCTTATAGGCAAGGTTTACCGGCATCCATTGATACATATATGTACGGATGCGACAATAACAGGGGCTACAGGTTATGTGGGGAACTTCGTAACTACGGTCAAGTCCGATAGAGGGATTACAGAGATAAAACATGGCGCAGTTGTCATCGCAATCGGTGCGGATCTTTATACACCTACGGAATACCTTTATGGAGAAGATGAGCGGGTCATGACCCATCTTGAATTGGAAGATAAAATTGTCAATGGAGACGAAAAGGTAGTAAACGCGCAAAGTCTCGCGATGATCCAATGTGTAGGCTGCAGAAACGAAGACAGAAACTATTGCAGC harbors:
- a CDS encoding FAD-dependent oxidoreductase, with protein sequence DLKHPHNVAWIQCIGSRQVIEGGNSYCSAVCCAYTQKQVILTKDHDAGAKCTIFHNDIRSYGKDFERYYQRTEGLADVRFFRSYPSIVREDPVTRNVTVRYTTPEDGVIEEEFDMVVLSIGLNPPVGVKDIAQKYGIELETHDFCKLNPVNPIETNRPGIFVSGGLQGPIDIPESVFSASGAGSQIGELLDYRRGNLSKERIYPPEKDVSQEEPRVGVFVCHCGANIGRIVNVPGTVEYCKTLPNVVYAQEQLFSCATNSAKEITDMVNEKGLNRVVVAACSPRTLEPLFRDTLREAGINQYYYEMANIREHNSWVHSKEKEEATEKAHDIIRMSVARACQLEPLQEFDLPVDKRALVVGGGIAGMNCALSIANQKHEVYIVEKDSDLGGIARKIHTTLEGLDVQAYLRDLIGKVYRHPLIHICTDATITGATGYVGNFVTTVKSDRGITEIKHGAVVIAIGADLYTPTEYLYGEDERVMTHLELEDKIVNGDEKVVNAQSLAMIQCVGCRNEDRNYCSRICCSESVKNALLLKEKNPNMDIYILFRDIRTYGFKEDYYREAANKEVKFIRYELQDKPRIEPGESDEDGRPVLKITAMDYILGDQVEIAADIVALAAAVVPSAATKEVANLFKVTLSPDGFFKEAHVKLRPVEFATDGVYLCGMAHYPKFIQETINQAYGAAGRALTLLSHDIVVASGSVCVVDEKKCMGCGACVAVCTYGALELRDTKQGKKVAVNPVLCKGDGLCNAKCPTAAISLKHYTNEEVISEIDAMTSEEEIIQQIDAAGNE